CGGGCAGGGTGTGTGTGCGTACCACCTGCATGTTGCGCATTTCCTGGGCGAAATTGAGTTCCTGAAGCATGAGCTTCCTGATACGCTGTACCAGTTGAGGAAGGTTGTATACCTTGAAGGACTCCATACGCCCGTCCAGGCGGATGGCTATCCTTTCCAGTATGTCCATATCGCTTTTGATGGTTTCAGCGATATCCGGACGCTGAATTTTCAGGGCTACTTCCTGGTTGCTGCCCTTGAGCCACGCCTTGTGCACCTGGGCCAGTGAAGCTGCTGCAATGGGGGTCTCCTCGATTTCGGAAAATATATCTTCCAGGGGCTGAGCAAAATTATCCTGCAGGACTTTTCTAATCTCGGAAAACTCTTCAGCCGGCACGTCATCCTGCAGTTTGCGCAACTCCTCCAGAAGTTCCCTGGGTAGCAGGTCAGCACGCTGGGAAAGAATCTGGCCGCATTTTATAAAGGTCGGCCCCAGTTCTTCCAGCACCATGCGCATACGCTCCCACCTGGTAAGATGCATGGTATGCACCCTGATCTTTTCCAGGTATTTGCGTCCAGGAACATCTAAGCGGTCCACCACGTCGTCAAACCCGTATTTGACCAGGGTGGTTACTATTTCCCGGAAGCGCCCCAGGTGGGCTATAGCTCGTATATCCATTCAGTTTACCCCATATTAAGGATGCACCTGCAAAAAGTGTAGACTGCCTTTTTGCAGGTGCGTCTTGAAGGGAACAGGATTTTATATGGTCCAGCCTCTGCCCGGCATTTCCCGTTAAAAAACTGCCCAGGCAGCAAAAACAGGGCTATTCCTTCTTTTCCGCCTGCATTTTCAGGCTTTCCAGCGCGGACACCCTGTCTTCCAGGCTGGATACTCTGGCCTCCAGGTCCTGAACTTCTTCGCGTCCAGCCAGTTCCAGCCTTTCACGTCCAGTCTTGACCGTGTTCAACAGCCACTCCTGGACTTCCGACTGCTGATTTTCGCTCTTCTGAATAAATTCCCGGACCAGACTCTCTCCTTCCTCGGCGGAAATCTTTCCCTTTTCCACCATCTGGTTGACCTTCTTTTCCAGTTCTTCTGCTGTCACCACCACCAGCCCAAGACCGGTAAGAACCCCTTTTTTAAATACATCCAGCATAATTTTTTCTCCTTTTTTTGCTAAATTTCCGGGCATTCCGACAGAGACTTTTCGATCTCGTCGTCGGAAAAGGCCTGATCCTTGAGTTCACCCTTGAGATAAGCATCATAGGATCCCAGGTCCAGCAACCCATGGCCGGAATAAAGAAAAACTACCACCTGGCCTGGATCAGCCTCTTTTGCCGCATCAATGGCGGCTTTGATGGCATGCGCCGTTTCCGGGGCGGGCAAAAACCCTTCAGTCTGCATAAACAGCCTGGCTGCGTCAAAAACTTCGTTTTGAAAATATGCCCTGGCCTCCAGAAGCCCCAGCTTGGCCGCGTGGGACACTATGGGCGCCTCACCGTGGTATCTTAAGCCCCCGGAGTGAATGGGCGGCGGGAAATACCCATGCCCCAGGGTATACATCTTGATAAGCGGAGTCTGCCTGGCCATGTCCCCGTAATCATAAGCAAATCTGCCCTTGGTCAGAGTGGGGCAGGCCTGCGGCTCCACGGCCATGAACCGGATCTTTTGACCCTCGAGCTTTTCCGGCATGTACGGCAGGACCAGACCACCAAAGTTGCTGCCCCCTCCAACGCAGCCAATGAGTACATCCGGGGTTTCGCCTGCAATCTCAAGCTGTTTCTTGACTTCCAGCCCGGTTATGGTCTGATGATGGATAACATGGTTCAAAACACTGCCCAGGGCGTACTTGGTGTCATTATTCTGTGCCGCATCTTCCACGGCCTCGGAAATGGCCAGCCCCAGGCTGCCCCCGGAATTGGGATCCTGTTCCAATACTTTACGGCCCACACTTGTATGCCTGGAGGGCGAAGGGAAAACTTCACCCCCGTAGGCCCGGATAATTATCCCACGGTAGGGCTTCTGGTCATAGCTGCAGCGGACCATGTACACAGTGCATTTCATGTCCAGCATTTTGCAGGCAAATGAAAGGGCCGTGCCCCACTGGCCGGCACCTGTCTCTGTGGCCAGACGGCGCACCCCTTCCATCTTATTGTAGTATGCCTGGGCCACTGCGGTGTTGGGCTTGTGCGAGCCCGCCGGGGACACGGATTCATCCTTGTAGTAGATCCTGGCTTTGCTCCCTATGGCCTGCTCCAGCCGCCTGGCCCTTACCAGAGGTGAAGGCCTGTAAAGTCTGTATATCTCCTGAATAGGCTCAGGTATGTCAATCCAGCGCTCCCCGGACATCTCCTGCTCGATAAGAGACATGGGAAATATCGCCGAGAGCTTTTCCGGTGCTATGGGCTTTTTGGTCTCCGGATCCAGAGGCGGGGCCATGGGTTCTGGAAGATCCGGCATAACATTGTACCAGCTGGTGGGCATATCCTTTTCTTCAAGTAAAATCTTGGTCTGCTGCATGCTGCTTTCTCCTTGTAGGTGAACTGGAATTCGTGCTTAGTCCTGGACATCTACTATAGCCCGGGATCTTTTTCAAGCAGGGGCTTCCGGCTTGATCTCCTTGCATTTCGGCACAGGTTTGCATAAGCAGTTGGATGTAGCATGGACAATCCCCGGCCGGATATTTTGAAAACCGGAAAAAACCTTTTTTTGCTTGTAACTGTTCACCATGATAATTGGTTTTGAGCTTTCATCTCTGCACTTTTATTTTCGACTTGGAACTCACAGGACTCTGAACATATGAAGTGGATAAGGTGTGTATTTCGCATTGCAGCTTCCCTGGCCCTGGCAGCCTGCTATGCCCTGGCCTCCTGCACCGTGGCCATACTGGTGCGCGATTTCAATCAGAGGCTGCACTGGTATTCCAGGAACACAGGCTTTTTCAGCCCACTGCTCCTGAAAATCATGGGAGTCAGGGTGAACATTGTGGATCATACCGGGGGCCAGGGCATCAGACCCGGTACCCTTTTGGTCTGCAACCATCTTTCCTACAAGGATATTTTTATCCTGTCCTCATTAAGGCCTATGTTGTTTATATCTTCAGTGGAGCTTTCCAGGACCTTTTTTCTGGGGCGCATGGCCAGGTTCGGCGGCACAGTATTCGTGGAGAGACGCAGTCCAGCAGGGCTTCGCCGGGAAATAAGGCAGATCTCGGATCTTTTGAGGCAGGACTTTGTTCTGACCCTCTTTCCCGAAGCCGGGACCTCCGACGGAGAGGGGCTTTTTCCCTTCAAGCCGGCCCTTTTTCAGTCCGCCATACAGGCCGGCACCAGGGTTCAGCCGGTATGTATCCGCTACTGCGCCCTGGACGGAAGGCCGGTCAATTCCGCCCGGCGCAGGCGAGTGGTCTGGCACCGCACACTTTTTATCACCCACATATTAAAACTCTTCACCCACTCCCGGGTCCAGGCCGATGTGGAGATCTTCAGCCCCATAAACGCAGCTGATAAATCCCGCAAAGATATCATGCAGCAGTCCTTCAGACTCATCCAGGACTGCTACCGGCAGGAACTGGAAAGATACTGATTTCGTAACTATTCAGCACCCTTGAACGAAAAGCCAGGGGCCGGGGGTTCGGCAAACTGGGCGTAAACTGTCTGAGCGACGTAGGAAGCGTTAATCAAAACCGTTAAACACTCAACTTGATTCAAAGCATAACATAAATTGAAGCTTTTCTGGTTGAAAAACTTGAAGAGGTTTTGATTTACGCTTCCTTGGAGCGAGTTTTTACGTCCTGTTTGCCGAATTTCCGGACCACTGGGAGTCATATCATTAAGGTGAACAGTTACCTGATTTCAACCGAAAATCAGGCCCGGCGCAGGAGCAGGTGCTCTGTGACAAGCTCATTGCCGGTGGTCAAAACCACCTGCTGACCTGAATGCGCGGTTTGCAGCTCTTCCTGGTTTATTCCCTCCAGGAGGTAATCTCCCTGCCGCAGTCCTGGCCTTTCAAGCCCCGGCAGCACCAGCTCCAGGTCCATGTCCCGGGACCACCTGGACTTGACCTGTACTAACCACCTCTGCCCTCCCAGCTTCTTTTCCACGCTGGCCAGGATCTTTTTACGCCCTGATTCCAGGGCAGGTTTGCTGAAGATTTTGTTTGCAGGCAGGAAGAACCCGGACCCCAGGGGCCTGCTGCTTACGCTGGCCAGCTCTTCAAGGTACAGCCCGGGCCTGAAATCACCACGGGCAAGATCGTCCAGGGCTGTCCTGTATACGTCTGTAGTCACCCCCAGGTAGGACACACTCTTCATACGCCCCTCGATCTTTATAGAAGAAATCCCCTGACGCCGAAGCCATCCCAGAAACCTGACCAGGCAAAGATCCTGGGAACTGAAAATCCTGGAATAGCCTTCCTCCTCCCAGACCTGCCAGGTGATCTCCCCGGGTCTTGTCCTTTCCTCCAGGGCCAGGGCCCTGGCCCTGTAGTCAAAACGGCAGGGATGGGTGCAAAGACCCTGATTGGCGGATCTTTTATTCAGATGAGCACTGAGCAGACAATGTCCGGACAGGGCCATGCACATGGCCCCGTGCACAAACATTTCCAGCTGCGGCAGGCCGGTCTGGCGGGACATCTCCCGGATATCCGTCAGGGAAAGCTCCCTGGCCAGGTTGACCCTGTCCACTCCATGCTCTTTCCAGAATCGCGCCGAGGGGGCATTGTATGTTCCGGCCTGGGTGCTCAGGTGCAAAGGGATATGAGGGGCATGCTCCCGGGCCATGGAAATAACCCCGGGGTCGGCTGCAATTATCCCGTCCGGCTTTATTTCGGCCAGAAGTTCGAGGTATTTGCGGACTTTTTGCAGGTGTTTCTGAGGCAGGATGGCGTTGAGGCAGAAATATACCCTGGCCTTTGATCTGCGGGCCAGGTCCAGGGCCTGGGGCAGGCTTTCAAAGTCAAATCCAGCGGCTTTGCTGCGCAGGTTCAGATGTGTTCCGCCCAGGTAGACCGCGTCAGCACCGTAGAAAAGAACTGTCTGCAGACGCTTCAGGTCACCGGCCGGACATAAAAGTTCCGGGAGGATTGCGGGATCTTTCACCGGGGACTCCTGTGGCCTTATGACCGGGTCCTAAACCCAGAGCCCGTTCTCAAGTCTTTTCTCCTTCAGGGCCTTTAGAAGAGCATAGGAAAGATTGAGATTGCCCCGGCCGGAACCAAGTCCTATTTCCGGTTTGACTGAACCGTGAAAATCCGAGCCTCCTGTGGGCAGCAGGTCAAGCTCACGGCACAGAGAGGCATAAATCTCTGTCTGTTCAATGGTATGTTCGGAATAAAACACCTCCACTCCGTCCAGACCCAGATCCTTGAGGCGTACAAGCTCCCGGCGCAAGGCATCAGTATCCAGCTGCAAGGAGAAAGGATGGGCCAGGATCACCAGGGCGTTTTCATCCTTTAAAACCGATATGGCCTTTTCCGGGTCGAATTTCTCTTTGGGCACGTAGGCTTTACCTGTAGACCCCAGGTAGCGGTCAAAACACTCCTGAACCGAGGTCACCACGCCTTTATCCATGAGAACACGCGAAATATGCGGCCTGCCTACCGAGGCATCTCCGGCCAGGGTCTGCACCTCGGCATAGCTTATATCTATCCCCAGCTTCTGCAGTTTTTCAATGATGACCTCGTTTCGCATGTTCCTTTTGTCCCGCAGTTCCTGCATGGCCTTGTTCAGGGCCGGGGCATCGGACCTGAGCCACAGCCCCAGGATATGCATGAGCCCTGGATATTCAACGCTCAGTTCACAACCGGGGACCACCTCCAGGCCCAGGTCATTCCCGGCCTGCAGTGCCTGCATAAGTCCTTTGGTGGTATCATGGTCAGTAAGGGCCAGGGCTTTAAGGCCTATGTTCCTGGCGTGGCTCACAAGCTCATACGGGGTCATGGTCCCGTCAGAAGCCGTGGAGTGTGTGTGCAGGTCAATTTCGGACATGTTTACTGGCAATTAAGCTATAGAGAAAGCAGGGGCTGCGGCAGGCACATATGCGGGTTATTTGAAACGGTAGGTGATGCGGCCGCGGGTAAGATCGTACGGGGACAGTTCTACCTTGACCCTGTCTCCGGGCAGAATACGGATGTAAAATTTGCGCATCTTTCCGGAAATATGTCCCAGGACCTCATGCCCGTTGTCCAGCTTTATCCTGAACATGGCATTGGGCAGGGCCTCTTCCACTACGCCCTCGACTTCTATGGATTCCTCTTTGGCCATACTTTCTCCTTTCGTGCATTAATCTTTCCTAATTACGGCCATCTACAGCACATGTCAAGATTTTTCGTCAGCAACACTTCCGCCCTGTCCCGCGCCTCACATCCCCCTAAATCATGACAGGCAATCATATTACAGATAACTACCATTTCAGCTCAGTCATTTAAGTACGTTGATGTCACACAAGGTTGTCAGTTTATGAGTGCAGCACGGACCACTCCCCTCCTTGGTTAAGGAGGGGCCGGGGGTGGTTCGTTCTGATTAACCACTTCCTTATCCAGATTCCCGCAGGTTCGGCTATGTCGCTGTCACGAAAACTTGTCATTTTATGCCTGCGGCACGGACCACTCCCCTCCTTGGTTAAGGAGGGGCCGGGGGTGGTTCGTTCTGATTAACCACTTCCTTATCCAGATTCCCGCAGGTTCGGCTATGTCGCTGTCACGAAAACTTGTCATTTTATGCCTGCGGCACGGACCACTCCCCTCCTTGGTTAAGGAGGGGCCGGGGGTGGTTCGTTCTGATTAACCACTTCCTTATCCAGATTCCCGCAGGTTCGGCTATGTCGCTGTCACGAAAACCTGTCATTTTATGCCTGCGGCACGGACCACTCCCCTCCTTGGTTAAGGAGGGGCCGGGGGTGGTTCGTTCTGATTAACCACTTCCTTATCCAGATTCCCGCAGGTTCGGCTATGTCGCTGTCACGAAAACCTGTCATTTTATGCCTGCGGCACGGACCACTCCCCTCCTTGGTTAAGGAGGGGCCGGGGGTGGTTCGTTCTGATTAACCACTTCCTTATCCAGATTCCCGCAGGTTCGGCTATGTCGCTGTCACGAAAACCTGTCATTTTATGCCTGCGGCACGGACCACTCCCCTCCTTGGTTAAGGAGGGGCCGGGGGTGGTTCGTTCTGATTAACCACTTCCTTATCCAGATTCCCGCAGGTTCGGCTATGTCGCTGTCACGAAAACCTGTCATTTTATGCCTGCGGCACGGACCACTCCCCTCCTTGGTTAAGGAGGGGCCGGGGGTGGTTCGTTACAAATGATCATTTCCCTTCAGTCTCTCGCAGGCTCTTTTCAGGGCCCGCCAGGTTGAGAAGCTTATAACACAAATCACATTTTCTGATAAATTTGCCTTGCCTTGCCAATCATTTCGCAATAATATAACTTTAACCTGAACAGTGTACCAGTTAAATTCAGGCAGACCATGCAGCAGACAACCTCTAACCTCAAAGACCAGAAAAACCATGAACATAAGCCGGATTCAAAACAAAACCCCGCGCCTGAGCCGCAGGCACTTTCTCTATCTGGCCGGCATAGGATCTTTGTCCCTGGCAACCGGCTGCGCCACTCATCCGGTTACCGGACAGCGCCAGTTCATGCTCATGAGCGAAAGCCAGGAGATAGAACTGGACAAAGAGAATTCTCCGCACCAGATTTCAGCCGACTACGGGGTGGTTCAGGACAAAAATCTTCAGGACTACGTTTCCGGGGTGGGCCGGGACATGGCATCCAGAAGCCACAGGCCGGACATGCCCTACTCCTTCAACACGCTGAACGCCACCTACATCAATGCCTACGCTTTTCCCGGAGGTACCATCGGGGTCAGCAGGGGGATCCTGCTGGAACTCCAGGACGAGGCGGAACTGGCTTCTCTCATCGGTCATGAACTTGGGCATGTCAATGCCAGACATACCGCCCAGCGAATGACCAGGGGCATGCTGGCCCAGGTGGTCTTTACCGGGGCCGCAGCGGCAGCAGGCCCACAATGGGAAAACGTAGTGGCCGGACTGGGCGGCATCGGAACAGGGGCACTTCTGGCCAGCTACAGCCGCAACCAGGAAAGAGAGGCCGACGAGCTGGGCCTGGAATACATGGCCCGGGCGGACTACAATCCGGAAGGATTTGTAGGACTTATGGAAATGCTCAAGGACATGTCCGGAGAAGACAGAGGCTCTCTGGAAATGCTTTTTTCCACTCATCCCATGAGCAGCGAGCGTTATCAGACCGCGGTCAACCGTGTGCGCACGGACTACCAAAAAAACAGCAAACCCCTGTATCGTGAGCGCTACATGGACAATACGGCCCGGCTTAGACAGATTAAACAAGCCGTTCAGGACATGCAGGAAGGCGACGACCTCATGCGGGCCAAAAAACCCGGGGAAGCCGGGGAAAAGTATTCATCCGCTCTGCAGGCGGCTCCGGAAGACTACGTGGCCAACCTGAAAATGTCCAAGTACCTTTTGTCCAGGGACAACAATTCCCAGGCCCGCAAATATGCCTCGGAAGCCAGGGAGATCTACCCTGAAGAACCCCAGGCCATGCATATCCTGGGTATGGCCTGGCTCAGGCAGGAGAAATTCGAGCAGTCCCTGGCCGAGTTCAGTAGATATCAGGAGCGTCTGCCTGGTAATCCCAACACCCTGTTTTTTCAGGGTTACAGCTATGAAGGCATGGGCCGCAGGAATCAGGCGGCGGAAAAATACTATGCCTTTCTGCAGCAGGTAAATCAGGGGGATAAAGCCCAGCACGCCTACAACAGGCTCAAGGAATGGGGCTACATTTAGTCAACCTTAAACCGGAGAGAGCCATGCCCGCCATTAAACAAAAAATCCACTTTCTGCTTATCCTTTTTCTCTGTCTGAACCTTTCCGGGTGCCTCTTCGCCCTGGGAGGAGCCGCCGGCGGGGGAGCAGCCATCTACTACAAAGGCTGGCTACGGGAAAAAGTGGCCAGAGACATGTACACCGTGCATGAAGCCACTCTCAAGGCCATGGAAGTCAAAAACATAAGCCTGGAGGAAGAAACTGAATACACCGACAGATTCAGAATTCAGGGCAAATACATGGACGGAACCAATGTCTGGATCACTGTCAAGCACCTGACCGCAAACAGCTCCCAGATAAATATCCGGGTGGGCGTCC
Above is a window of Desulfonatronospira thiodismutans ASO3-1 DNA encoding:
- a CDS encoding phasin family protein — protein: MLDVFKKGVLTGLGLVVVTAEELEKKVNQMVEKGKISAEEGESLVREFIQKSENQQSEVQEWLLNTVKTGRERLELAGREEVQDLEARVSSLEDRVSALESLKMQAEKKE
- a CDS encoding TrpB-like pyridoxal phosphate-dependent enzyme translates to MQQTKILLEEKDMPTSWYNVMPDLPEPMAPPLDPETKKPIAPEKLSAIFPMSLIEQEMSGERWIDIPEPIQEIYRLYRPSPLVRARRLEQAIGSKARIYYKDESVSPAGSHKPNTAVAQAYYNKMEGVRRLATETGAGQWGTALSFACKMLDMKCTVYMVRCSYDQKPYRGIIIRAYGGEVFPSPSRHTSVGRKVLEQDPNSGGSLGLAISEAVEDAAQNNDTKYALGSVLNHVIHHQTITGLEVKKQLEIAGETPDVLIGCVGGGSNFGGLVLPYMPEKLEGQKIRFMAVEPQACPTLTKGRFAYDYGDMARQTPLIKMYTLGHGYFPPPIHSGGLRYHGEAPIVSHAAKLGLLEARAYFQNEVFDAARLFMQTEGFLPAPETAHAIKAAIDAAKEADPGQVVVFLYSGHGLLDLGSYDAYLKGELKDQAFSDDEIEKSLSECPEI
- a CDS encoding lysophospholipid acyltransferase family protein, producing MKWIRCVFRIAASLALAACYALASCTVAILVRDFNQRLHWYSRNTGFFSPLLLKIMGVRVNIVDHTGGQGIRPGTLLVCNHLSYKDIFILSSLRPMLFISSVELSRTFFLGRMARFGGTVFVERRSPAGLRREIRQISDLLRQDFVLTLFPEAGTSDGEGLFPFKPALFQSAIQAGTRVQPVCIRYCALDGRPVNSARRRRVVWHRTLFITHILKLFTHSRVQADVEIFSPINAADKSRKDIMQQSFRLIQDCYRQELERY
- a CDS encoding peptidase U32 family protein, which produces MKDPAILPELLCPAGDLKRLQTVLFYGADAVYLGGTHLNLRSKAAGFDFESLPQALDLARRSKARVYFCLNAILPQKHLQKVRKYLELLAEIKPDGIIAADPGVISMAREHAPHIPLHLSTQAGTYNAPSARFWKEHGVDRVNLARELSLTDIREMSRQTGLPQLEMFVHGAMCMALSGHCLLSAHLNKRSANQGLCTHPCRFDYRARALALEERTRPGEITWQVWEEEGYSRIFSSQDLCLVRFLGWLRRQGISSIKIEGRMKSVSYLGVTTDVYRTALDDLARGDFRPGLYLEELASVSSRPLGSGFFLPANKIFSKPALESGRKKILASVEKKLGGQRWLVQVKSRWSRDMDLELVLPGLERPGLRQGDYLLEGINQEELQTAHSGQQVVLTTGNELVTEHLLLRRA
- a CDS encoding PHP domain-containing protein; the encoded protein is MSEIDLHTHSTASDGTMTPYELVSHARNIGLKALALTDHDTTKGLMQALQAGNDLGLEVVPGCELSVEYPGLMHILGLWLRSDAPALNKAMQELRDKRNMRNEVIIEKLQKLGIDISYAEVQTLAGDASVGRPHISRVLMDKGVVTSVQECFDRYLGSTGKAYVPKEKFDPEKAISVLKDENALVILAHPFSLQLDTDALRRELVRLKDLGLDGVEVFYSEHTIEQTEIYASLCRELDLLPTGGSDFHGSVKPEIGLGSGRGNLNLSYALLKALKEKRLENGLWV
- the infA gene encoding translation initiation factor IF-1, with translation MAKEESIEVEGVVEEALPNAMFRIKLDNGHEVLGHISGKMRKFYIRILPGDRVKVELSPYDLTRGRITYRFK
- a CDS encoding M48 family metalloprotease, with the translated sequence MNISRIQNKTPRLSRRHFLYLAGIGSLSLATGCATHPVTGQRQFMLMSESQEIELDKENSPHQISADYGVVQDKNLQDYVSGVGRDMASRSHRPDMPYSFNTLNATYINAYAFPGGTIGVSRGILLELQDEAELASLIGHELGHVNARHTAQRMTRGMLAQVVFTGAAAAAGPQWENVVAGLGGIGTGALLASYSRNQEREADELGLEYMARADYNPEGFVGLMEMLKDMSGEDRGSLEMLFSTHPMSSERYQTAVNRVRTDYQKNSKPLYRERYMDNTARLRQIKQAVQDMQEGDDLMRAKKPGEAGEKYSSALQAAPEDYVANLKMSKYLLSRDNNSQARKYASEAREIYPEEPQAMHILGMAWLRQEKFEQSLAEFSRYQERLPGNPNTLFFQGYSYEGMGRRNQAAEKYYAFLQQVNQGDKAQHAYNRLKEWGYI
- a CDS encoding DUF3568 family protein — its product is MPAIKQKIHFLLILFLCLNLSGCLFALGGAAGGGAAIYYKGWLREKVARDMYTVHEATLKAMEVKNISLEEETEYTDRFRIQGKYMDGTNVWITVKHLTANSSQINIRVGVLGDESRSRALWDEARRHM